From one Methylomonas paludis genomic stretch:
- the tnpC gene encoding IS66 family transposase, translated as MILSHFSSIEHDEHSAILLPEMLAELLEKAQRVDELTQAVELKSEVIATLNQRIQLLEEALRLSKIKRFAPSSEQSGQTSLFDEAEVEATVELEAATDAAVDTVEAVDSSVESEASEPNPPKPKPGRKPFASHLPRKQIFITLSDEEKAGAITTFFTKVKEELDIIPAQVRVLEYMQEKAVFLEPAQAETQRRIIAAALPKHPVPGAMGSIDLMCNVIIYKYCDGLPLYRLENILARYGGELSRATLANWVIALARTLQPLINLIRDHQLAGNIIMADETRVQVLKEPGRPATSDKFMWVTLGGTPGQPSVLFEYDPTRSQEVPLRLLEGFSGYLQTDGYAAYNAACIINHIIQLGCWDHARRKFKEAQDAQPKPKKGKQHKASKADHMLSLINTLYMIERQIKTLSAAERFQQRCKRSLPVLKKLRAYLDDNQHKVPKDSLTGKAMTYMSNQWDKLMVYCSNGELNISNILAENAIRPFVMGRKAWLFSDTPKGAQASAIHYSLIETAKANGLEPCAYLTHVLKALPYADTVEKIEALLPWNLKNTDFAR; from the coding sequence ATGATTTTATCCCACTTTTCTAGCATAGAACACGATGAACACTCGGCTATTTTGTTGCCCGAGATGCTCGCCGAGTTGCTTGAAAAAGCGCAACGAGTGGATGAATTAACACAGGCCGTTGAGCTTAAATCAGAAGTGATTGCTACGCTCAATCAACGTATACAGTTGTTAGAAGAAGCGTTGCGTTTATCCAAAATCAAACGCTTTGCGCCCTCAAGTGAGCAGTCCGGGCAAACTTCATTATTTGATGAAGCCGAAGTCGAGGCCACGGTTGAGCTTGAAGCCGCAACGGATGCAGCCGTTGACACAGTAGAGGCTGTTGATTCGAGCGTTGAATCAGAAGCTTCTGAGCCCAATCCACCTAAGCCAAAACCTGGTCGCAAACCATTTGCCAGCCACTTACCGAGAAAGCAAATCTTTATCACACTGAGCGATGAAGAAAAAGCCGGTGCAATTACAACCTTCTTTACTAAAGTTAAAGAAGAATTAGACATCATCCCTGCCCAAGTGCGGGTTTTAGAATACATGCAGGAAAAAGCGGTGTTTCTGGAGCCTGCTCAAGCTGAAACACAACGCCGTATTATTGCCGCTGCTCTGCCCAAACATCCTGTTCCAGGCGCGATGGGCAGCATTGATTTAATGTGTAATGTAATCATCTACAAATACTGCGATGGCTTGCCGCTGTATCGGCTGGAAAACATCTTAGCCCGTTATGGCGGCGAACTCTCAAGAGCCACACTGGCCAACTGGGTCATCGCACTGGCTAGAACGCTGCAACCTTTGATTAACCTTATTCGGGATCATCAACTGGCTGGTAACATCATCATGGCCGATGAAACCCGAGTGCAGGTTCTTAAAGAACCGGGGCGACCGGCCACCTCGGATAAATTCATGTGGGTGACGCTGGGCGGCACGCCTGGTCAACCCAGTGTGTTATTTGAATATGATCCGACCCGCAGCCAGGAGGTGCCGTTGCGCTTGCTGGAGGGCTTTTCGGGTTATCTGCAAACCGATGGTTATGCCGCTTACAATGCCGCCTGTATTATCAATCATATCATCCAGCTCGGTTGTTGGGATCATGCGCGCCGTAAATTTAAAGAAGCTCAAGATGCGCAGCCCAAACCCAAGAAAGGCAAGCAGCATAAAGCCAGCAAAGCCGATCACATGCTGAGTTTAATCAATACACTCTATATGATTGAGCGGCAAATCAAAACTCTGAGTGCCGCTGAAAGATTCCAGCAACGCTGCAAAAGAAGCCTGCCGGTTTTGAAGAAACTGAGAGCGTACTTGGACGACAATCAACACAAAGTGCCTAAGGATAGTTTAACGGGCAAGGCCATGACTTACATGAGCAACCAATGGGATAAGCTGATGGTGTATTGCTCGAATGGGGAGCTGAACATTAGCAATATTCTTGCTGAAAACGCCATTCGCCCCTTTGTAATGGGTCGCAAAGCATGGCTCTTCTCTGATACTCCAAAAGGCGCACAGGCCAGCGCGATTCATTACAGCCTAATTGAAACAGCAAAAGCCAATGGCTTGGAACCCTGCGCCTATTTAACCCATGTACTCAAGGCATTGCCTTATGCCGATACCGTTGAAAAAATTGAAGCCCTGTTGCCTTGGAATTTAAAAAATACTGATTTTGCTAGATAG
- the tnpA gene encoding IS66 family insertion sequence element accessory protein TnpA produces MASIENKTGHDFWQRHVAQWQASGLSQVNYCRQQALHTHQLSYWKRKFLIDCEPVDTERKATGFTRVQVAAPIAMPSSPSLSLCFRDGTQLIGISQNNMALIQQLIEVLR; encoded by the coding sequence ATGGCATCAATAGAAAACAAGACCGGTCACGATTTTTGGCAAAGGCACGTCGCGCAATGGCAAGCGTCTGGCTTGTCCCAAGTAAACTACTGCCGCCAGCAAGCGCTGCATACCCACCAGTTGAGTTATTGGAAGCGCAAATTTTTGATCGATTGCGAACCGGTTGACACTGAACGTAAAGCGACTGGATTTACCCGTGTCCAAGTGGCTGCACCTATCGCCATGCCCTCATCGCCAAGTTTGTCATTGTGCTTCCGGGATGGTACACAATTGATTGGGATTTCTCAGAATAATATGGCTTTGATTCAGCAATTGATAGAGGTGTTACGGTGA
- the tnpB gene encoding IS66 family insertion sequence element accessory protein TnpB (TnpB, as the term is used for proteins encoded by IS66 family insertion elements, is considered an accessory protein, since TnpC, encoded by a neighboring gene, is a DDE family transposase.) encodes MRPSLELTEVYLYRQAIDFRKSHRGLAAIVECELGHNPFDGGLYAFTNKQRTKIKCLFWENTGFVLYYKTLVEDKFKWPKGEEALLTLTGQQLNWLLDGYDISVMKGHKNRHYESVF; translated from the coding sequence ATGCGCCCCTCTTTAGAGCTGACAGAGGTTTATCTTTACCGACAGGCCATTGATTTTCGTAAATCCCATCGCGGGTTGGCGGCAATTGTTGAGTGCGAACTCGGCCATAATCCGTTTGATGGCGGACTGTATGCGTTCACCAATAAGCAGCGTACTAAAATCAAATGCTTGTTCTGGGAAAATACGGGCTTTGTGCTTTATTACAAGACCTTGGTCGAGGATAAGTTCAAGTGGCCGAAGGGTGAAGAGGCATTGTTGACGTTAACGGGACAGCAATTGAATTGGCTGCTGGATGGCTACGATATTAGCGTGATGAAAGGCCATAAAAATCGGCATTATGAGTCTGTTTTTTAA
- a CDS encoding thiopurine S-methyltransferase — MQHDFWHQRWEQNQIGFHSHEINPHLQRFWPTLAVNTGSRVFVPLCGKSNDMLWLLAQGYQVVGVELSPKAVNAFFADNNLHPTVRHQGDFLIHEIDGLQIICGDFFKLSPADVGHIDAVYDRAALVALPPDMRLNYVFHLASLLEPGQQILLLTFEYPQHEMPGPPFSVPSNEIEMLYGHWCTIDILTSAEILKRELRFMEHGLRTLYEQVYRLIVR; from the coding sequence ATGCAGCATGATTTCTGGCATCAACGTTGGGAACAAAATCAAATTGGCTTTCATAGCCATGAAATCAATCCGCATTTGCAACGCTTCTGGCCAACATTAGCGGTCAACACCGGTAGCCGGGTGTTCGTTCCCTTGTGTGGAAAAAGTAATGATATGCTGTGGTTACTGGCTCAGGGATATCAAGTGGTCGGCGTAGAATTAAGCCCCAAGGCTGTGAATGCGTTTTTTGCCGATAACAACTTGCACCCGACTGTGCGCCATCAGGGGGATTTTTTGATCCATGAAATCGATGGCTTACAAATAATCTGCGGTGATTTTTTTAAACTATCGCCTGCCGATGTGGGTCATATTGATGCGGTTTATGATCGTGCGGCGCTGGTAGCCTTACCGCCCGATATGCGGCTTAATTACGTCTTTCACCTAGCCAGCTTACTGGAGCCAGGCCAACAAATCCTGCTGCTGACCTTCGAATATCCGCAACACGAAATGCCGGGGCCGCCTTTCAGCGTGCCAAGCAATGAAATAGAAATGTTGTATGGTCATTGGTGCACTATCGATATCCTGACCAGTGCAGAAATACTGAAACGTGAATTAAGGTTTATGGAGCATGGGCTTAGAACCCTATATGAGCAGGTTTACCGGCTTATCGTCCGTTAA
- a CDS encoding TIGR04255 family protein, with protein sequence MTPNWNADSLVDIRSKNVDQYKRNFLHQAVCELRFPTLMELGDPRPPTILVKALRKEYPHLELANEVSLGIGGNSSNNTHTHIFRSAKFTWTVSLKQSSLSIETTAYSDYDHMKERVLRVVDAASKIIDSDFFTRIGLRYINIVKCDTNPVLGWVNPELVGPLLSGHFKGIHEYAGKLQLTADDGGCLLQHGIVLKQKQSAGEMVPDYLLDIDVFRNEIQLSDTGEALDAMHLQVFDIFDWAIGSKAREHLSAESSQKRA encoded by the coding sequence ATGACACCAAATTGGAATGCAGACTCCTTAGTAGATATCCGTTCTAAGAATGTCGACCAATATAAGCGTAACTTCTTGCATCAAGCGGTTTGCGAGCTTCGCTTCCCGACGCTAATGGAACTCGGTGATCCACGCCCTCCGACAATCTTAGTCAAGGCGCTTAGAAAGGAATATCCGCATCTTGAATTGGCTAACGAAGTTAGCTTGGGAATTGGAGGCAACAGCTCAAACAACACTCACACTCATATCTTTCGATCTGCAAAGTTTACTTGGACAGTATCTCTAAAACAGAGCTCTCTTTCGATAGAAACCACAGCATACAGCGACTATGATCATATGAAGGAAAGAGTGTTACGCGTAGTTGATGCAGCATCCAAGATTATCGACTCAGATTTCTTCACTCGAATTGGTCTTCGTTATATTAATATTGTTAAATGTGATACAAATCCTGTGCTTGGTTGGGTTAATCCTGAGTTAGTTGGTCCTCTTCTTTCAGGGCACTTCAAAGGAATTCATGAATACGCGGGAAAACTTCAGCTTACGGCGGATGATGGTGGATGTTTGTTGCAACATGGCATAGTCTTGAAACAAAAACAGTCTGCCGGGGAGATGGTCCCCGACTATCTATTAGACATTGACGTATTCCGAAATGAAATACAACTTAGCGACACTGGCGAGGCCTTAGACGCAATGCACTTACAAGTATTTGATATCTTCGATTGGGCAATAGGCTCCAAAGCTCGTGAACATTTGTCGGCTGAAAGCAGCCAAAAAAGAGCCTGA
- a CDS encoding tyrosine-type recombinase/integrase: MVGWGVGITRKIERLLCFLEWSQINMQNKLMWVHADESKNNKMIRVPLNEDAIAILRNQIGKHPKRVFTYKGKPIAKAGTENWRNIVRSLGIENFCWHGLRHTWASWHVQAGTPLHVLQELGGWSCYEMVLRYAHLAPEHLSADAARISGMLNIGKEKENIHRISQIR, encoded by the coding sequence ATGGTAGGCTGGGGGGTGGGAATTACGCGGAAAATTGAGCGCTTACTCTGTTTTTTGGAATGGTCGCAGATTAACATGCAAAATAAATTGATGTGGGTGCATGCTGACGAGTCTAAAAACAATAAAATGATTAGGGTTCCGCTTAATGAAGATGCTATCGCGATTCTTAGAAATCAAATTGGCAAGCACCCAAAGCGGGTGTTCACGTACAAAGGTAAGCCAATTGCAAAAGCGGGTACCGAGAATTGGCGAAATATTGTCAGAAGTTTAGGTATTGAAAACTTTTGTTGGCATGGCCTGCGGCATACTTGGGCAAGTTGGCATGTACAAGCCGGAACGCCCTTGCATGTGCTACAGGAATTGGGCGGTTGGTCATGCTATGAAATGGTCTTGCGTTATGCGCATTTAGCACCTGAGCATCTTTCCGCAGATGCGGCTAGAATCTCTGGAATGCTGAATATTGGGAAGGAGAAAGAAAATATTCACCGAATTTCGCAGATCCGGTGA
- a CDS encoding RES family NAD+ phosphorylase has translation MVVTLDDQHQPIYPYCLSGPIIQCGLTAPYRVMALNNMGGRFNRPGCAALYLSLDPTTAWMEAQQGFPFKPQPLTLVAKPCSMISGINVGNKIKLAFIAMKSIRICNASGQH, from the coding sequence ATGGTAGTTACGCTTGACGATCAGCACCAGCCGATTTACCCGTATTGTTTATCGGGCCCCATCATCCAATGTGGTCTTACAGCCCCTTATCGAGTAATGGCGCTAAACAACATGGGGGGGCGATTCAATCGACCAGGTTGTGCAGCACTTTATCTGTCGCTTGATCCAACGACAGCCTGGATGGAAGCACAACAAGGATTTCCCTTTAAACCGCAACCATTAACGTTGGTGGCTAAACCATGCAGCATGATTTCTGGCATCAACGTTGGGAACAAAATCAAATTGGCTTTCATAGCCATGAAATCAATCCGCATTTGCAACGCTTCTGGCCAACATTAG
- a CDS encoding IS1380 family transposase, which translates to MARFKLKESKKELTSYAGLSLIGQCLEAVNVEVMVDGRIPVSQGIKTSDLVKTTVGLLSIGKSDFEAVEPFREDRFFKKALDVRKVPGSVWLRQRLDRVSGSLLEPVDDLSIRLIERTEAPITPHKGYVCLDMDTFVMDQSGTKKEEVSRTYQGVDGYTPVAAYLGNEGWCIGLELRPGRWHSSLEIDYFLERLFPRVERLVAPGLPLLLRKDSGFDSAKLLFTVAAEKERWAAMNRRFEYLIKWNPRRQDKTSWLEKAEAAGAFVEKRPGKREALMTLTVERAWKKQTRPFRLVVRIIERTSNKHGQMLLLPDIQLEGWWTSLEEPEETVIERYRDHGTHEQFHSEFKTDLDMERLPSGKFETNDCLLRMGMFAYNCLRLIGQLGLTGDLAPIRHPAKRRRLRTVLQEVMYRAAQVIHKARQWWLDLGCASPVAKVFAYLQERLVVQPGFASG; encoded by the coding sequence ATGGCACGTTTTAAGCTTAAAGAATCCAAAAAGGAACTTACCTCCTATGCCGGACTATCCTTGATCGGCCAGTGCCTGGAAGCGGTCAATGTCGAAGTGATGGTGGACGGTAGAATACCTGTTTCACAGGGTATCAAAACCTCGGATTTAGTCAAAACCACTGTTGGCCTTTTAAGTATAGGCAAAAGCGACTTCGAGGCTGTTGAGCCGTTTCGTGAAGATCGTTTTTTCAAGAAGGCATTGGATGTACGTAAGGTTCCCGGCAGCGTGTGGCTGCGGCAACGTCTTGATCGTGTCAGCGGCAGCCTGCTGGAGCCGGTGGATGATCTATCGATACGACTCATCGAACGAACAGAAGCCCCAATTACGCCGCATAAAGGCTACGTCTGTCTGGACATGGACACCTTCGTCATGGATCAGAGCGGTACCAAGAAGGAAGAGGTGAGTCGAACCTATCAGGGAGTGGATGGCTATACGCCTGTCGCGGCTTATTTGGGCAATGAAGGCTGGTGTATAGGATTGGAACTGCGTCCAGGCCGCTGGCATTCATCGCTGGAGATTGATTATTTTCTAGAAAGGCTGTTTCCTCGAGTTGAGCGCTTGGTTGCACCGGGTTTGCCGTTGTTATTACGCAAAGACTCAGGGTTTGATAGCGCCAAACTGTTATTTACGGTTGCGGCTGAGAAAGAACGCTGGGCAGCCATGAACAGGCGCTTTGAATACTTGATCAAGTGGAATCCAAGACGGCAAGATAAGACATCCTGGTTAGAAAAAGCGGAAGCGGCCGGCGCCTTTGTTGAAAAACGCCCCGGTAAACGGGAAGCGTTAATGACACTGACGGTGGAACGTGCTTGGAAAAAACAGACTCGCCCCTTCAGACTGGTCGTGCGGATCATTGAACGCACGAGCAATAAGCACGGCCAGATGCTATTACTGCCGGACATTCAACTGGAAGGCTGGTGGACGAGTCTGGAGGAACCCGAAGAAACCGTCATTGAACGCTACCGCGACCACGGCACCCATGAACAATTTCATTCGGAATTCAAAACTGACCTGGATATGGAACGCTTACCATCTGGAAAGTTTGAGACCAACGACTGTCTATTGAGAATGGGTATGTTTGCCTATAATTGCTTGCGACTGATTGGTCAACTGGGCTTGACTGGCGACTTGGCGCCAATACGTCATCCGGCAAAACGACGGCGGTTACGAACGGTGCTGCAAGAAGTCATGTATCGAGCAGCCCAGGTGATCCACAAAGCCCGGCAATGGTGGCTGGACTTAGGGTGCGCCTCACCCGTGGCAAAAGTATTCGCTTATTTACAAGAGCGATTGGTGGTGCAGCCTGGCTTTGCATCAGGATAA
- a CDS encoding type IV toxin-antitoxin system AbiEi family antitoxin domain-containing protein: MARKHPQAIVCLLSALRFHDITTQSPFEVWLGIPNKARAPRMDYPPLRIVRISGAALIEGVEEHRVDGVPVRVTNIARTVADCFKYRNKIGLEVALEALQESVREKGVTMDDLWRFATLCRVANVMRPYMESLP; this comes from the coding sequence GTGGCGCGAAAGCATCCGCAGGCCATCGTCTGCCTACTTTCAGCGCTACGCTTCCACGATATCACAACACAGTCGCCATTCGAAGTCTGGTTGGGCATTCCTAATAAAGCCCGCGCCCCCAGAATGGACTATCCGCCACTGCGAATCGTCCGGATTTCAGGCGCCGCATTAATAGAAGGTGTGGAGGAACATAGGGTGGATGGTGTGCCGGTGCGCGTAACGAATATTGCCAGAACTGTAGCCGATTGCTTTAAATACCGCAACAAGATCGGCCTGGAGGTGGCTCTCGAAGCACTGCAAGAGTCCGTGCGTGAAAAAGGGGTTACTATGGATGATCTCTGGCGTTTTGCCACACTGTGCCGGGTTGCTAATGTGATGCGTCCCTATATGGAGAGTCTGCCGTGA
- the galE gene encoding UDP-glucose 4-epimerase GalE, translating into MKNTILVTGGAGYIGSHTCVELLNNGFEVVVIDNLCNSKIESIRRIETITAKTVKFYQADINDSAALAEIFKNHPIDAVIHFAGLKAVGESCQKPLSYYHNNISGSVVLLESMAEHNVKNFVFSSSATVYGDPHTVPILETFPLQATNPYGRTKLFIEDILRDSAAADVLNGHALPWKIAILRYFNPIGAHSSGLIGEDPNGIPNNLMPYIAQVAVGKLQQLSVFGDDYPTKDGTGVRDYIHVVDLAIGHIKALQYLIKQAPDSGLCEAFNLGTGTGYSVLDLVKTFEKINQQPVPYRIAPRRPGDIAACYADPSLSAEVLDWRAEKTLDQMLADTWHWQKSNPNGYDSTN; encoded by the coding sequence ATGAAAAACACCATTCTGGTAACAGGCGGCGCCGGCTACATCGGTAGCCATACTTGCGTTGAATTGCTGAATAACGGCTTTGAAGTTGTAGTGATAGACAATCTCTGCAACAGCAAGATCGAATCCATCCGCCGCATTGAGACCATCACCGCTAAAACCGTCAAGTTTTATCAAGCCGACATCAACGACTCGGCAGCCCTGGCTGAAATTTTTAAAAATCATCCCATAGACGCCGTTATCCATTTTGCCGGCCTGAAAGCCGTTGGTGAATCCTGCCAGAAACCGCTAAGCTACTATCACAATAATATTTCCGGCAGCGTGGTGTTACTGGAAAGCATGGCCGAGCATAACGTCAAAAACTTTGTGTTCAGCTCTTCCGCCACCGTTTACGGTGATCCGCATACGGTACCAATACTGGAGACTTTTCCATTACAGGCCACCAATCCCTATGGCCGCACCAAGCTGTTTATTGAAGACATTTTGCGCGACAGTGCCGCCGCCGATGTATTGAACGGCCATGCCCTGCCCTGGAAAATTGCCATCTTGCGCTATTTCAACCCGATAGGCGCACACAGCAGCGGTTTGATCGGCGAAGACCCCAACGGCATCCCCAATAATCTGATGCCGTATATTGCTCAGGTTGCGGTTGGCAAGCTGCAACAATTATCGGTGTTTGGCGATGATTATCCCACCAAAGACGGTACCGGCGTGCGTGATTATATCCATGTGGTGGATTTGGCCATTGGCCATATCAAGGCCCTGCAATACCTGATAAAACAAGCCCCGGACAGCGGTTTGTGTGAAGCCTTTAACCTGGGTACCGGCACTGGCTACAGCGTGCTCGATCTGGTAAAAACCTTTGAAAAAATCAACCAGCAACCCGTACCTTACCGGATAGCCCCGCGCCGTCCAGGCGACATTGCCGCCTGTTACGCCGATCCCAGTTTGTCTGCCGAAGTACTGGACTGGCGTGCCGAGAAAACCCTGGATCAAATGCTGGCCGACACTTGGCACTGGCAAAAAAGCAACCCTAACGGCTATGACAGCACGAATTGA
- a CDS encoding nucleotidyl transferase AbiEii/AbiGii toxin family protein, with the protein MSKANVAASVRSRLLNHAREKKQDFNLVLTRYTIERLLYRISISKHADQFLLKGALLFDLWFDIPHRPTRDADFLGFGSAELPNIERVFKEVCMIDTPDGVAFQSNTVRAVEIRKESHYAGVRVTMLGVIDGARCHVQVDIGFGDAVTPGPENAEYPVILRDFPSPKLRVYPRYTVVAEKFEALSSLGIANSRMKDYFDLWVLACHTEFDGEILCQAVRATFDRRKTTLSEQVPFGLTQAFAEDQQKQVQWQAFLRKNKLEALTLDEALSKLIVFMMPVVHAANTNNAFQFRWQAGGPWSPVNLS; encoded by the coding sequence GTGAGCAAAGCAAACGTGGCGGCCTCAGTCCGGAGCAGATTGCTCAATCACGCCCGCGAGAAAAAACAGGATTTCAATCTGGTACTAACCCGTTACACGATTGAGCGTTTGCTTTATCGAATCAGTATTTCTAAGCATGCAGACCAGTTTCTACTGAAAGGAGCTCTCCTATTTGATCTCTGGTTTGACATTCCTCATCGTCCAACAAGAGATGCTGATTTCCTGGGATTTGGATCGGCCGAACTGCCGAACATCGAAAGGGTCTTCAAGGAAGTCTGCATGATCGATACACCGGATGGTGTCGCGTTTCAATCCAACACAGTTCGGGCTGTCGAAATACGCAAGGAATCTCATTACGCCGGGGTGCGTGTAACCATGCTTGGAGTCATTGATGGTGCTCGCTGTCATGTTCAGGTAGATATTGGCTTTGGAGATGCCGTAACCCCTGGACCAGAAAATGCTGAATACCCCGTTATTCTTCGAGATTTCCCATCGCCGAAGCTAAGAGTTTATCCACGTTACACCGTGGTTGCGGAGAAATTCGAAGCACTTTCGTCCCTGGGTATAGCAAACAGCCGGATGAAGGACTACTTCGATCTTTGGGTGCTGGCATGCCATACCGAATTTGACGGCGAAATTCTCTGTCAAGCGGTTCGGGCGACGTTTGATCGCCGGAAGACAACACTATCGGAGCAAGTTCCTTTCGGTCTCACCCAAGCATTTGCAGAAGACCAGCAAAAGCAAGTGCAGTGGCAGGCGTTCCTTAGAAAAAACAAACTGGAGGCGCTCACGCTGGATGAAGCTTTATCTAAATTAATAGTTTTCATGATGCCGGTAGTCCATGCAGCCAACACAAATAATGCATTTCAGTTTCGGTGGCAAGCAGGCGGCCCCTGGTCGCCGGTAAATCTGAGTTAA
- a CDS encoding ATP-binding protein, protein MITRHITPIVEEALDRQAVVALIGPRQVGKTTLALAIGERRNALYLDLEDRDDRNKLSNPALFFESVEDRLVILDEIHRMPDIFDTLRGVIDKGRRKGKGKGRFLILGSAAIELLRQSETLAGRIAYIELTTLTATEVEDNRASRDRLWLRGGFPDAFLAQSDTESLALRKDFIRTYLERDVPMFGPRIPAATMERLWTMLAHSQGTLLNASQIARSLEVSTQSVTRYIDLLCDLLLVRRLPPLHANVGKRLVKSPKVYVRDSGLVHALLGLETLTQLSGHPVVGQSWEGYVIETLLAASPWRSHASFYRTSAGAKVDLIIEHNNGRLWAIEIKRSLTAKLGRGFYQAHADLQPERAFAVHAGDDRYPIANGIEAISIRELVKELESV, encoded by the coding sequence ATGATAACCAGACATATAACACCAATCGTTGAAGAAGCGCTTGACCGACAGGCGGTCGTAGCCTTAATCGGCCCGCGTCAAGTTGGTAAAACGACTTTGGCGCTTGCTATAGGTGAGCGCCGTAATGCACTTTACCTCGACCTGGAAGACCGGGACGACCGCAACAAGCTGAGTAATCCTGCCCTTTTTTTTGAGAGCGTCGAGGATCGTTTAGTGATTCTTGATGAGATTCACCGGATGCCGGACATTTTCGACACACTGCGCGGGGTGATCGACAAGGGCCGGCGTAAAGGCAAAGGCAAGGGGCGTTTCCTCATCCTTGGTTCTGCGGCAATTGAGCTGTTACGGCAATCCGAAACGCTTGCCGGCAGAATCGCTTATATCGAGTTAACGACACTCACCGCCACCGAAGTTGAGGACAACCGCGCCAGCCGAGATCGGCTGTGGTTGCGCGGCGGGTTTCCCGATGCCTTTCTGGCGCAAAGCGATACCGAGAGTTTGGCATTACGCAAGGATTTCATCCGCACCTATCTGGAACGCGATGTGCCCATGTTCGGCCCGCGCATTCCGGCAGCCACCATGGAACGGCTCTGGACGATGCTGGCGCATAGCCAAGGCACCTTGCTCAACGCCTCGCAAATTGCCCGAAGCCTGGAAGTTAGCACACAATCCGTCACCCGTTATATTGATTTGCTCTGTGATTTACTCTTAGTTAGACGACTTCCGCCGCTCCACGCCAACGTTGGCAAACGCTTGGTGAAATCACCAAAGGTCTATGTCCGCGACAGCGGTCTGGTCCATGCTCTGCTTGGACTGGAAACGCTGACACAACTCAGCGGTCATCCGGTTGTCGGTCAAAGCTGGGAAGGCTATGTCATCGAAACTCTACTCGCAGCAAGCCCATGGCGCAGCCATGCCAGTTTCTATCGAACCTCAGCCGGTGCGAAAGTTGACTTGATTATCGAACACAATAATGGTCGCCTCTGGGCCATCGAAATAAAACGCAGTTTAACTGCGAAGCTGGGGCGTGGTTTCTATCAAGCCCATGCCGATTTGCAACCGGAACGTGCGTTCGCGGTTCATGCCGGTGATGATCGTTATCCGATAGCAAACGGTATCGAGGCAATCAGTATCAGAGAGCTCGTAAAAGAGCTTGAGTCGGTATAA